The genome window CGTTTAATATGAATTGGGCAATGTATCCTCAAGACCAAAAATCCAGAATGGCTTTATTTATATCAAAATATGATCATTGCCTGTATGATATTTTAGGACGCTACTGTGCTGGAGAACTCCCTCTTGAAATCCCTTTAATCATAAGCAATCACGAAGATTTAAAACCCGCTGCCGAACGTTTTGGCATTCCGTTTCATCATATTCCTTTTACGAAAGACAGCAAAGAAGAAGGCGAAAAAGCACAGATTGAACTATTAAAAGAATTTAATATTGATTTTATAGTTCTGGCCCGCTACATGCAGATTATCACTCCAAATTTAATATCCCTTTACAAAAACAGAATTATTAACATCCACCACTCTTTCCTTCCTGCTTTCCCGGGTGCAAAACCGTATCACTCCGCTTTTAAGCGCGGGGTAAAAATTATTGGTGCAACTAGCCATTATGTTACAGAGGAACTGGACGAAGGACCAATTATTGAACAAGATATCTCAAGAGTTTCCCACAGCCATTCTATTGAAGATTTTATCATGAAAGGACGTGATCTGGAACGTATCGTACTAGCTAGAGCCATAAAATTACATGCCGAAAGAAAAACGATGGTGTACAATAACAAAACGGTTGTGTTTTCTTAATATCACTAATACGCATAGAGTCAGCCACAGATTAAAAAGATTTACACAGATTTTAAAAAAAAACTTTAATAATCAGTACAATAACTATCAAAAAAGATTCTTGATACAATTTTCGATTAGAAAAACAAAATCTAAACAAATAATACTTAAAAACTAAAGCTGGCTTATAAAACAATCAATCACAGCTAACTAAAAACAAAAATGAAAAAAGCCCTACTCCTGTTCTTAATCCTGCCAGCAATCAGCAATGCACAATTCAAAGACATTTTAAAAAAAGCGACAGATAAAATAAGCACTGCAGCAAGTTCCAACAGCAGCTTAGATATTGCTGCCGGATTAAAAGAAGCTCTCAACAAGGGCGTATCGGTACAGGTTTCGAAACTGACCGCTCTTGATGGTTTTTACAAAAACGAAGCTGTAAAAATCCTAATGCCCGAAGAATTAGCCAAACTAGACAAAACACTTCGAAAAATGGGCATGTCAAAATTGGCAGATGAAGGCATACTGGCCATGAACAGAGCAGCTGAAGATGCTGTAAAAGAAGCTACTCCAATATTTGTTACAGCAATTAAAAACATAACCATAACCGATGCAAAAAGTATTCTGCTTGGAAATGAAAATGCTGCAACTGTTTATCTGCAGTCATCGACACAGACACCGCTTTATGGAAAATTCAATCCCGTGGTGCAGCAGTCAATTGGTAAAGTTGGCGCCGATGTAATCTGGACCAAAATCATAAAACAGTACAATACTATTCCATTTGTTACCAAAGTAAATCCAGATCTTACGGATTATATTACACAGAAAGCACTTGAAGGAGTATTTAAAATGATTGCTGTTGAAGAAAAAAACATCAGAACCGACATCAATGCCAGAACATCAAATGTTCTTAAAAAAGTGTTTGCACTGCAGGACAAAAATTAAAATCAATACAAATCTAGAGAACAGCTTATTAAAAAAAAATAAGAATTTTAATATGTTAAAAACAAATCTCAAACCTTAACTTTTTAAGAATAACTAATAACAATTCCTTAACAGCAAAACATAAACATTATACTGATCTTTGCAATGTAATAAACTGGTTATTTATTATTTTGGTTTTGGTTAGTCATAAAATTGCCTGCATCAAGAATGGTGCAGGCATTTTTTATTTACGCTCTGACCATTTTTGGTTTATTTATAAAAGATAAAACTGCAGTATTAAAAGCATTCGGCTGCTCAACATTTACTACATGTCCGCAATTTTCGATTACAAATAACTGGGATGATCTATAATGACTTTCCACTACTTTACGGACAGCCGGCAGAAACATATAATCTTCTTCTCCCATAACATAAAGCGTAGGAATATTCAATTCTACCTGACGAAACCACTTTAACACAGGATTTATCTCGGCTGTGAGTTTAAACCATTTTATAAATTCTTTCTGGTACAGCTTTTTGGCTTCGGTAATAAAAAGTGATCGGGACTGCTTATGATTTTTTTTAGGCATAATCACAAATGCGAAAAACTTATACAAAACCAAATAAGGCAGTACATATTTAAAAGTATTCCCCAAACGCATTAAAATCTGAGAACGAAAATTCATTTTTAAGATAGCGCCGCCCAGAATCATGCTCTGTACTCTGTCCGGGTACATTTCGGCCAGCTGTCTAATTAGAATAGTTCCTAATGATATTCCGACAAAATGTGATTTTTCAATTTTCAGATGATCCAAAACTTCAAGAATATCATGAGCTAAGGCTGAAAAAGTATATTTTTGTTTGAATGCCGTTTTTAAAGTGGTTTTGGACTCTCCATGACCTCTTAAATCCAATAACAGAATATTGTAGCTTTTTTTAAAATCTCTAATCTGCTTGAACCAAATCGACGAACTTCCTCCTGCGCCATGCACAAACGTGACCCATTGATCGCTGTTTTCGTTCTTATATAATGTATAATTAATCACTTATGTTTTTTTTGCTGGACAAATATAGTTCTTTTTTAGGCTTCTGAATTGCAGGTTTTTCAGATTATTAGTTCATTCCGCTTTTGATTTGTTAGATTTCTAAACTTTTTAAATGCTATTATGTAAGTATTTAAAGTAATCAAAAGCCTTTAGCAATCGGGTGCCGTACCATGAAAACATTTCACCGTCCACTAAAACAGCTTGGGCATTATCTGTAGATTTCACTATATCATAACCGTCCTCCGCTTTAAAAGGAAACGGTTCTGAAGAAAGCAGCACTAGATCCAAACTTCCATCAGCATCCATTTTTTCAAGATCAATTTCGGGATATCTTTCCTGCGAAGCATACTGATTCTGAAAATGATTCAGCTTTAACAATTCATCTATAAAAGTACCTGAACCAGCTGTCATATATGGATTTTTCCAAATAAAATAAGCCACGTTCCTGATTGGAAAATCTTGGATAAAATTTTTAAAATCGCTCAAGGCAAAAGCCAATTTATCGTTCCATTTTCTGGCTTCGGTTCTCTTATCAAAGAGCTGTCCAAAATCGGTTATCATTTGAAAATTGTCTTCTAAAGTAAAAATATCAGTCACCCACACTGTACAGATTTTTTTTAATTCTTCGACTATTCCCTGAGTATTCTCTTCTTTATTACAAATAATAATATCGGGATTCAATAAACGGATTTTATCGTAATTCACTTTCTTGGTACCGCCAACTATTTTCTTGGTGGATTTGAGATGATAGGGATGCACACAAAACTTAGTGATTCCAGCAATATTTTCTTCCAAACCCAAATCATAAAGCAGTTCGGTTTGGGAAGGCACGAGAGAAACAATGCGTTTGGGAGTCGTTTCAAAAGAATGAGAAAAGCCGATCTGATCTTTTAATTGTTTCATTTTTTACTTTTGGATTACTTTTTTTTAACACTAAGAAAAAAACAAAGTTCACAAAAAACTTTGCGAACCCTGCGAAAGTCTTTGTGAACTTTGTGTTTAAATTATTCTCAAGCGAGAACTGCTTTAAACCTTAAACAATTTAAGCTTTTAAACCAATAATAGCCTCCATTTCCTGCTGCATTTTCAAAGCTTCGGCTCTGGCTGCATCGGCAAAATCTGTTCCGTTTGAAGCATAAAGAATCGCTCGGGAAGAATTAATCAATAAACCTACATTATCATTCATTCCGTATTTACAAACTTCTGAAAGACTTCCTCCTTGTGCGCCTACACCAGGCACGAGCAGGAAACTGTCAGGAACAATTTTACGGACTTCTGTAAAATACTCGGCTTTGGTAGCACCAATCACATACATTAAGTTTTCAGAATTTTTCCATGTTTTAGAAGTTTCCAATACCTGTTTGTACAATTCCTTTCCATTCACCTCCAAAGTCTGAAAATCAAAAGCACCATCATTAGAAGTCAGTGCCAGCATTATGGTATGTTTATTTTCGAAAGCAAGAAAAGGCTCAACAGAATCTTTTCCCATATATGGAGCGACAGTCACACTGTCAAATTTTAAATCCTCAAAAAAAGCTTTGGCATACATCGAAGACGTGTTCCCAATATCTCCTCTTTTGGCATCTGCGATAGTGAAAATTTCTGGGTGTTTTTCATTGATATACTCAATTGTTTTCTGCAGTGAAATCCATCCTTTTATTCCATAAGCCTCAAAGAATGCAGTATTAGGCTTATATGCCACTGCCAAATCATGAGTTGCATCGATAATAGCCTTATTAAATTCGAAAATTGGATCTTCTGTTTCTAATAAATGCTGCGGAATTTTATTCAAATCTACATCTAAGCCTACGCATAGAAATGATTTTTTGATTTTGATCTGTTCGCAAAGCTGTTGTGTTGTCATATCAAGTTTAGTTCTGGGATGCAAATTTACAAAGTTGAATCTAAAAAACTTGAAATTTTGCAACATTACTGAGCAATTGTATAAGAGTTTTGAGCCTAAGCTGTGATAAAGTTGTAAATATCATAAAAGAAAAATGATTCAATAAACGAATATATCAATTATTAATTTTTAAAGAAATATTATGAACACTACAAAACTAAACCAGAGGCTGTCCAAAAAGTAAGGACAGCCTTTTTTTTGCTGTTTTTAATCTAAAATAGTATCTTAGAGTTGCACAAAAAACGAGCAATGGCTAAAGTAATATTTAAATCGCAATCGATCAATACACCGGAACTTTTTCCGATAAATATTTTTGATAAAATTTCAGAAAACCATCCTGTCCGCTTAGTGGATAAGATTGTCAATTCATTGGATATAAGTCATATACTTAAAATATATAAAGGAGGAGGCACCTCGGCCTATCATCCCAGAATGATGCTTAAGGTTTTGTTTTACAGTTATTTAAGCAACGCTTATTCCTGCCGAAAAATAGCAAAGGCACTTACTGAGAACATTCATTTTATGTTTATTTCAGGCAACTCAACTCCTGATTTTAGAACCATTAACGATTTTAGAGGAAAGATTTTAAAAGAAAACATCAAAGATTTATTTGCAGAGGTGGTCAAAATGCTTGTGGAAATGGGCTATGTCAGTCTGGATATCCAATACATTGATGGAACAAAAATAGAAGCCAAATCCAATAAATACACCTTTGTCTGGCGGGGTTCTATTGAGAAATACAAAGAAAAGCTCGAAGTAAAAATCAACAGTATCTTATCCGACATTGAAAACAGTATTTTATCAGATAATCAAGAAGTCAACAAGGAAGAATTACCAAAAAAAATAAACTCGGAAGAGCTGAAAGAAAAATTATCAGAACTCAATAAAAAACTCAAAGAGCCCAACAAGAAGATAACCAAAGAGCTTCAAAAGCTTCAGGAAGAGCACCTGCCAAAGCTTGAAAAATACGAAAAAGATTTAGTGATTTTAGGCAATAGAAACTCCTACAGTAAGACAGATCCTGACGCTACCTTTATGAGAATGAAGGAAGACCATATGAAAAACGGACAGTTAAAACCTGCATACAATCCTCAGATTTCTACTGAAAATCAATTCATTACCAACGTAACCATTCATCAGACACCTAACGACACTACGACTTTAAAATCCCATTTGGAGGAATTTGAAAAAATGTATCAAAAACAAAGCAAAACAGTTGTAGCCGATGCTGGTTATGGAAGCGAAGAAAACTACGAAATGCTTGAAAATAAAGATATAACGGCCTATGTAAAGTATAATTATTTTCACAAAGAACAGAAGAAAAAAATGAAGGACAATCCGTTTCTTGTCCAGAATTTGTTCTACAATATACAGCAGGATTTTTATGTGTGTCCAATGGGACAAAGAATGGAAAACATTGGCAGTGGAAAACGGACATCGGCCAACGGATACGAATCACAAGTATCTTATTATCAAGTAAAAAGATGTCATGGATGTCCGCTAAGAGGTCTATGTCACCAAGCCAAAGGAAACAGGACAATAGAGATAAACCACCGCCTGAACCAATTAAGGGCTAAAGCCAAAGAGCTGCTCACAAGCGAAAAAGGACTCGAACACCGAAGCAAACGCCCAATAGAAGTTGAAGCAGTATTCGGACAGCTAAAAAACAACAATAAATTCAACCGGTTTACTTTCACAAGCATCGAAAAAGTGGAAATGGAATTTCTATTGATGGCTATCGGGCATAATTTTAGAAAAATGATAGCAAAGAACAATGATGCGTCGAAAACTCATCTAAAAATTTCCTTCAGAGTTCTAAATAGAGCCCTAAAAGACCATATTTACCTTTTAAATACTGTAACAGAATATTTTTTCATTAATCAACCAACCCAAAATCGATTCTTGAAATTTGCAGCATAAAAAAAGCTGTCCTTTTCGGACAGCCTCATTAGGTTAGGCAGACTGAAAGTGCAAGGTTGGATTGCAAAAATTGATGAAATTTTGCCACAGATTCATAGATAAAAAATGATTTTAAAATCTGTAATCTGTAGCAAAAACTTTTTTAGAAGCTAAAGCGAAAACTGGAATGAAATAAAGGGAAAACTAAAACAGAAATATGCTGACCTTACGGATGATGATTTATTGTATGAAGAAGGTAAGAAGACGAAATGTATGGGGAAATCCAAAAAAGAATTGGTAAATCAAAAGATGAAATTACAAAATGGATTGCCGATTTGTAATAAATCCGTCCAATTTTTAATTTTTAGGGATTATTAATTTTATATAGGCAGTTCTTAACTCAGACAGATGCTTATCTCAATTATTAACTGAAATAAAGAAAAAAAAATCCAGAAAGCAGCTAAAAAGTTAAAAATCACCAAAACTCAAAGCTCACAAAACCAAAATATTATAACCTCTACTTAATAGTAAAAATTTTCTTAATATAAAAAAGTTTTATATTTTTACATAGCCTATATCTCACTGAATGACAACTATATAAAACTCCAATATAATATAACATAAGAATGAGGATTCTGATGTAACTATGAAAAACCAAAACTATGAAAAATCAAATCGAATTTTTAACTGGACTACTTTTTACGGGATTATCATTGACCAATATTCATGCACAGACGGATCTAAGCGAATTCCAATTTTCAATAAAAGGAGGAGTAAATTTTTCTAAAATTTATGACACAGAAGTAAACCAAAATAATGCATTGACAAGTTTTAATGCTGGTTTTTATCTATCATTCCCTGTAACAGGTATTATTTCTGTACAGCCAGAGGCTTTATACACACAAAAAGGCGGAGAACTAACCTATAACAATCCAGTTTTCTCAGGAAAAACACAATTTCAGCTAAACTATATCGAAGTTCCTATTTTACTAAAAATAAATATAACCAAAAACCTAACTGTTCACTCAGGCCCTTACTTTTCATATCTGATTGATGCCAAAGTCAGTAATAATGCAGACGGAAATCTAATAGACCTTAAAGACACTTATAAAAATGATGATTTCAGCAAAACTGATATTGGTATTTCAGGAGGAATCGGTTTTGATTTTGATTCAATAGGAATTGGTGCCCGTTACAATTACGGATTTTCAGCAATAGGCAAAGAAAGAGAATTTGCAGGCACTGCTTATACCATACCTGATGGAAAAAACAGCAGCATAAGTCTGTATCTGTCTTACAAAATGAATAATAACTAATACCAAATGAAATATAAAATAGTTTGATTATTTTTCCTCCCCCCAATCCTCTCCAAAGGAGAGGAAGTAAAGATTAGATTATTTTATATTTTCATTTCGTATAATAGCTAAGAAACAGGAATCATTTCATTCATTGTACAAACTGCAGTCTTTCTAATATCGCAGACTCTGAACTCTTTGTTTATAGTGCAGGATTAATAATACCATTTATGAAAAAAAAGTATTTTACAAAAAAAATGAGGTCTTTGCAGACCTCATTTTTTATATATAAAAAACAAAAGTTTAATTATAATTTCCCTTCATAAATAGTCCCTACGTGGATTACTTCAGTTCTTCTGTTTTGAGCTCTTCCTGCAGCAGTTTTATTGCTGGCAACAGGTTTTGATGCTCCAAATCCTTTATATGATAAATTTTCAGGATTAACACCTTTAGCAATTAATGCATCCATAACTGCTTTTGCTCTCGCTTCAGAAAGTTTTTGATTAGCTGCTGCATTTCCTACATTATCAGTATGTCCTTCGATAGAGAATTTTGCATTTGGATAATTTTTGATGATTTCCTTAATGGCATCAAGTCTTCCGTCTGTCTGACCTTTATCAGCTGTCTGTAAAACTGCTTTTCCTGTAACAAAGAATACTGCTCTTGCCTGAACTTTAAGTTCTTTCAAAGCTTCTTGAGTTACTTCAGGACAGCCTTTATTGCTTTCTGGTCCAGGAACAGTAGGACATTCATCGTTTTTATCAAGAACTCCATCTTTGTCAGCATCTCTCTCCGGACAGCCGTTATTTGCTGCCAATCCTTTTTCATCAGGACATTTATCATCTTTATCTAACACTGAATCGCCATCAGTATCTACCCAAGGGCATCCTTTGTTTTCAATCGATCCAGCAACAGAAGGACAATTATCAACGTTATCCAAAACAGTATCTTTATCGGTATCTCCCCAAGGACATCCTTTATTTTCGGCTGGTCCTGCTTCTTTTGGACAGGCATCATCCTGATCCAATACAGAATCTCCGTCGCTGTCAGGCCATGGACATCCTTTATTTTCGATAGGTCCGGCAAGTTTTGGACATTTATCATCATTATCAAAGATTCCGTCTTCGTCTGTATCTTTAAATTTGTGCTGATAAACCGGGATTTTAATACCAAAATATACATCAGCCGCTTTTGACTCTTTTGAAACCAAATTAGTAATCACTGAACTAGATCCCACAAACAAAGGTCCAAAACGCAATCCAGCACCTACTTGTGTTCCGCTGTATTCCATGTAATTTACAGGAACTGAAAATGTAAACCATTTTGTTTCATAACGAGGAGTCAAAGCCCATACATTTGCTGTGCTTGTCTGGTTCAAACCTGCTTTATCAACTAAGCTGAGGTTTCCGTTAAGATTCAAATAGAATTTATTATGAATGTTCCAGTCGGCATCCAAATGCAAAGCTGTCGGCATCGCAACATTTATATCTTTATAAGTTATAACCGAATTAGTATAAAATGCTAAAAACTCTTTAATATCTTCAGCCGATTCAACCTGAGCCTGAGAAAGCGTATTATTAAAATTATAAACTTCTTCTTTTACATGTTTATATTTAATTGATCCAATGTCGGTAATAGACACCCCAAAACGCAATTTGTATTTATTCAGATCTTTAAAGTTATTATCAACTGCTTTGGCTTTACTCAAATCATAAGACTCGTAATCTGGTCTCCATTCGTAAATCAAACCAAAATCGGCACCATATCCTTTTGAATCCGGGTCGAATTTCACATCATCATCACCAGTAATAAAATCCTGACTGCTTCCAAGTGTTAATTCTCCTGTTGTAGTAAGTCTGCTGGTTAAAGGATTATTTGTTCTGGTAAATCTTGCAGTTACATTCGACCCTTTAGCATAACTGTTAACCCCTCCTACTAAATATTTAGCTGTCAAACCTCCTTTTAGAAAATGCTGTTTGCTCTGCCATAACACCGCTGCGTAAGAAGCACCAACTTCTCCCCAAGTATGTCCTACTAAATTTGGGTGGCCAACAGGAATATTGAAACTATTAGCATCATCGATACCGTCTTTTAGCTCGTCATAAAGCTCACCGTTTACTTCAGTAGCATTTACAATTGCTCTTGCTCTGGTAAAAATGGCAATCGAATGTTTTGGAGCAATATTAAACATGAACGAAGGCCCCATTACATCAGCAAAAACAATTCCTCCGTTATTTTTTTTAGGAGTCCTAACCCCGTCTTTTTCTACATCATAAGAATCTTTCGATAAATCAAACAGACTTATACCATAAAAATCATTAGTTAAAGTACCACTGGCAGAAAAAAGATTGATATCTGATTTAAAACGAGAATCTGCAATCGAAGCAGGATTGAACAATACTCCCTGCACACCGGCATAATTATCCTGAAAATATCCAGTATAAGATTGGGCCGTGGCCTTAATCGCTGAAAACAGTACAATAACAAAAAATAAATATTTTTTCATTAAATTGGCTTTTAGATTAGAATTAATAAAGGTTATATAAATGTTAATTTTAAAATTCAGTACGAAAATAACATAAAAAAACACTTAATCGATCTTAATCCAATTAAGTGTTTATTATTTTTAAGTAATCTATATTAGAAAACTTCGCTGGCTTCTTTCAATTTCTCCATATTGTTCACCAGCTGCAGTTCGGCAACAATTTTCTGAATATCACCATTCATTATATTACCTAAATCATACAAAGTCAAACCAACACGGTGGTCAGTCACACGGCCTTGTGCATAGTTGTATGTACGAATCTTAGCCGAACGGTCACCTGAACTTACCTGAGAAGTACGCTTTGTAGCATCTTCTTCCTGTTTTTTGGCCAATTCCATTTCGTACAGACGGGAACGTAAAACCGTCAAAGCTTTGTCCTTATTTTTGTGCTGTGATTTCTGATCCTGACACTGCGCTACCAATCCCGTTGGAATGTGTGTCAAACGCACAGCCGATTTAGTAGTATTTACCGATTGTCCTCCTGGTCCTGATGAACAGAAGAAATCCACACGAACATCGTTCATATCAATCTGTACATCAAATTCCTCTGCTTCCGGAAGTACCATAACTGTCGCGGCAGATGTATGCACGCGTCCCTGAGTTTCCGTCTGCGGTACACGCTGTACACGGTGTACACCCGCTTCAAACTTCAGTGTTCCGTAAACATCTTCTCCGGAAACTTCAAAAATCACCTCTTTGAAACCGCCCGAAGTCCCTTCGTTCATATCCACAACCGAAGTTCTCCAGCCTTGGCTTTCGCAATATTTTGTGTACATTCTGAATAAATCTCCGGCAAAAATACTGGCTTCATCTCCACCCGTACCTGCACGAATCTCCACCATCACGTTTTTGGCATCTTCAGGATCTTTCGGA of Flavobacterium marginilacus contains these proteins:
- a CDS encoding IS1182 family transposase, with protein sequence MAKVIFKSQSINTPELFPINIFDKISENHPVRLVDKIVNSLDISHILKIYKGGGTSAYHPRMMLKVLFYSYLSNAYSCRKIAKALTENIHFMFISGNSTPDFRTINDFRGKILKENIKDLFAEVVKMLVEMGYVSLDIQYIDGTKIEAKSNKYTFVWRGSIEKYKEKLEVKINSILSDIENSILSDNQEVNKEELPKKINSEELKEKLSELNKKLKEPNKKITKELQKLQEEHLPKLEKYEKDLVILGNRNSYSKTDPDATFMRMKEDHMKNGQLKPAYNPQISTENQFITNVTIHQTPNDTTTLKSHLEEFEKMYQKQSKTVVADAGYGSEENYEMLENKDITAYVKYNYFHKEQKKKMKDNPFLVQNLFYNIQQDFYVCPMGQRMENIGSGKRTSANGYESQVSYYQVKRCHGCPLRGLCHQAKGNRTIEINHRLNQLRAKAKELLTSEKGLEHRSKRPIEVEAVFGQLKNNNKFNRFTFTSIEKVEMEFLLMAIGHNFRKMIAKNNDASKTHLKISFRVLNRALKDHIYLLNTVTEYFFINQPTQNRFLKFAA
- the prfA gene encoding peptide chain release factor 1 — translated: MLDRLQYVKQRFDEISDLIIQPDVIADQKRYVLLNQEYKSIKALVEKREEYILVLANIEEANEIIADGSDADMVEMAKMQLDEAKERLPQLEEEIKFMLIPKDPEDAKNVMVEIRAGTGGDEASIFAGDLFRMYTKYCESQGWRTSVVDMNEGTSGGFKEVIFEVSGEDVYGTLKFEAGVHRVQRVPQTETQGRVHTSAATVMVLPEAEEFDVQIDMNDVRVDFFCSSGPGGQSVNTTKSAVRLTHIPTGLVAQCQDQKSQHKNKDKALTVLRSRLYEMELAKKQEEDATKRTSQVSSGDRSAKIRTYNYAQGRVTDHRVGLTLYDLGNIMNGDIQKIVAELQLVNNMEKLKEASEVF
- a CDS encoding porin family protein, with amino-acid sequence MKNQIEFLTGLLFTGLSLTNIHAQTDLSEFQFSIKGGVNFSKIYDTEVNQNNALTSFNAGFYLSFPVTGIISVQPEALYTQKGGELTYNNPVFSGKTQFQLNYIEVPILLKINITKNLTVHSGPYFSYLIDAKVSNNADGNLIDLKDTYKNDDFSKTDIGISGGIGFDFDSIGIGARYNYGFSAIGKEREFAGTAYTIPDGKNSSISLYLSYKMNNN
- a CDS encoding DUF4197 domain-containing protein: MKKALLLFLILPAISNAQFKDILKKATDKISTAASSNSSLDIAAGLKEALNKGVSVQVSKLTALDGFYKNEAVKILMPEELAKLDKTLRKMGMSKLADEGILAMNRAAEDAVKEATPIFVTAIKNITITDAKSILLGNENAATVYLQSSTQTPLYGKFNPVVQQSIGKVGADVIWTKIIKQYNTIPFVTKVNPDLTDYITQKALEGVFKMIAVEEKNIRTDINARTSNVLKKVFALQDKN
- a CDS encoding alpha/beta fold hydrolase, with protein sequence MINYTLYKNENSDQWVTFVHGAGGSSSIWFKQIRDFKKSYNILLLDLRGHGESKTTLKTAFKQKYTFSALAHDILEVLDHLKIEKSHFVGISLGTILIRQLAEMYPDRVQSMILGGAILKMNFRSQILMRLGNTFKYVLPYLVLYKFFAFVIMPKKNHKQSRSLFITEAKKLYQKEFIKWFKLTAEINPVLKWFRQVELNIPTLYVMGEEDYMFLPAVRKVVESHYRSSQLFVIENCGHVVNVEQPNAFNTAVLSFINKPKMVRA
- the pyrF gene encoding orotidine-5'-phosphate decarboxylase → MTTQQLCEQIKIKKSFLCVGLDVDLNKIPQHLLETEDPIFEFNKAIIDATHDLAVAYKPNTAFFEAYGIKGWISLQKTIEYINEKHPEIFTIADAKRGDIGNTSSMYAKAFFEDLKFDSVTVAPYMGKDSVEPFLAFENKHTIMLALTSNDGAFDFQTLEVNGKELYKQVLETSKTWKNSENLMYVIGATKAEYFTEVRKIVPDSFLLVPGVGAQGGSLSEVCKYGMNDNVGLLINSSRAILYASNGTDFADAARAEALKMQQEMEAIIGLKA
- a CDS encoding DUF5723 family protein encodes the protein MKKYLFFVIVLFSAIKATAQSYTGYFQDNYAGVQGVLFNPASIADSRFKSDINLFSASGTLTNDFYGISLFDLSKDSYDVEKDGVRTPKKNNGGIVFADVMGPSFMFNIAPKHSIAIFTRARAIVNATEVNGELYDELKDGIDDANSFNIPVGHPNLVGHTWGEVGASYAAVLWQSKQHFLKGGLTAKYLVGGVNSYAKGSNVTARFTRTNNPLTSRLTTTGELTLGSSQDFITGDDDVKFDPDSKGYGADFGLIYEWRPDYESYDLSKAKAVDNNFKDLNKYKLRFGVSITDIGSIKYKHVKEEVYNFNNTLSQAQVESAEDIKEFLAFYTNSVITYKDINVAMPTALHLDADWNIHNKFYLNLNGNLSLVDKAGLNQTSTANVWALTPRYETKWFTFSVPVNYMEYSGTQVGAGLRFGPLFVGSSSVITNLVSKESKAADVYFGIKIPVYQHKFKDTDEDGIFDNDDKCPKLAGPIENKGCPWPDSDGDSVLDQDDACPKEAGPAENKGCPWGDTDKDTVLDNVDNCPSVAGSIENKGCPWVDTDGDSVLDKDDKCPDEKGLAANNGCPERDADKDGVLDKNDECPTVPGPESNKGCPEVTQEALKELKVQARAVFFVTGKAVLQTADKGQTDGRLDAIKEIIKNYPNAKFSIEGHTDNVGNAAANQKLSEARAKAVMDALIAKGVNPENLSYKGFGASKPVASNKTAAGRAQNRRTEVIHVGTIYEGKL
- a CDS encoding ABC transporter substrate-binding protein, with the translated sequence MKQLKDQIGFSHSFETTPKRIVSLVPSQTELLYDLGLEENIAGITKFCVHPYHLKSTKKIVGGTKKVNYDKIRLLNPDIIICNKEENTQGIVEELKKICTVWVTDIFTLEDNFQMITDFGQLFDKRTEARKWNDKLAFALSDFKNFIQDFPIRNVAYFIWKNPYMTAGSGTFIDELLKLNHFQNQYASQERYPEIDLEKMDADGSLDLVLLSSEPFPFKAEDGYDIVKSTDNAQAVLVDGEMFSWYGTRLLKAFDYFKYLHNSI
- the purU gene encoding formyltetrahydrofolate deformylase, whose amino-acid sequence is MQRITILIHCEDKKAIVASVTNYIASIDGNIIYLDQHVDADENVFFMRLECEFSKLNWNIESIKSHFQENLASPFNMNWAMYPQDQKSRMALFISKYDHCLYDILGRYCAGELPLEIPLIISNHEDLKPAAERFGIPFHHIPFTKDSKEEGEKAQIELLKEFNIDFIVLARYMQIITPNLISLYKNRIINIHHSFLPAFPGAKPYHSAFKRGVKIIGATSHYVTEELDEGPIIEQDISRVSHSHSIEDFIMKGRDLERIVLARAIKLHAERKTMVYNNKTVVFS